CCGCAAGATGTGCGAGACCATCGAGGAAGTCACCGGGCAAGTGATGGTCGACCCCTCCACCAAACAGAAGGTCGGCAAATCCGAATCGATGGAGGTTATTCTCGAGCAGGTCGAGTCCTTCAAGGCCCAGATCGAGTCGGGCACCATCAAGTGGATTAAGTCGGCCCCGGCTCGCGACGCTGCGATGAAGGTGATCGATCGGTACTGGCCGCGCATCCGCGACATCATTGACGAGCGGGAACGCAAGCTGTCTCAGATGAAGCGGGGCGACGAATTGCCTTCCGGCGTCCTCGAGATGGTCAAGGTCTACGTGGCCACCAAGCGACAACTGGCCATCGGCGACAAGATGGCGGGTCGGCACGGAAACAAAGGGGTCATTGCCCGGATCCTACCCGAGGAGGACATGCCCTTCCTGGAAGACGGCACGCCGGTCGACATCCTGCTCAACCCCCTGGGTGTGCCGTCGCGCATGAACGTGGGTCAGATCCTCGAGACGCACCTGGGCTGGGCGGCGGCCATCCTTGGCTTCCAGGCGATTACTCCGGTGTTCGATGGAGCCACCGAGGAGGATATCAATCGTTGCGTGCAGGAGGCCAACGAGCGGGTCCGGCAGCGCCGGGAGGATCCCCAAGCCATTCAGAATGCCGGCCAGACGCGCGAGA
This genomic interval from Phycisphaerae bacterium contains the following:
- the rpoB gene encoding DNA-directed RNA polymerase subunit beta (DNA-dependent RNA polymerase catalyzes the transcription of DNA into RNA using the four ribonucleoside triphosphates as substrates; beta subunit is part of the catalytic core which binds with a sigma factor to produce the holoenzyme); this encodes RKMCETIEEVTGQVMVDPSTKQKVGKSESMEVILEQVESFKAQIESGTIKWIKSAPARDAAMKVIDRYWPRIRDIIDERERKLSQMKRGDELPSGVLEMVKVYVATKRQLAIGDKMAGRHGNKGVIARILPEEDMPFLEDGTPVDILLNPLGVPSRMNVGQILETHLGWAAAILGFQAITPVFDGATEEDINRCVQEANERVRQRREDPQAIQNAGQTREILVEMPKGGKVRLYDGRTGEPFDQPVTVGYLYMDKLHHLVDDKIHARATGPYSLITQQPLGGKARTGGQRFGEMEVWGLEAYGAAYVLQELLTVKSDDVEGRTKIYESMVKGTNTLEAGTPVSFDVLCNEIKGLGMNIQLEKVRVS